From a single Paraburkholderia sp. FT54 genomic region:
- a CDS encoding SMP-30/gluconolactonase/LRE family protein — MVKHRIRATLLCAAIVMFSQACYAQYTTDWLGNTFGTLAAHVGNTARSMWVAPEGVIYTASLWDENEGGVAIYQNGQSVGSIGTHADFQGSAITGNATSIFAALQYNRSFGSGSVGRYNRATQTRDLIIPVSVWTAIPHADVITGLATAGSLLYASDFYGNRVRVFTTDGVWQQDIKVSGPGALALDSVGNLWVAQQSAGTVVEFSPGGALLTTIQMAATSRPSALYFDAASAQLMVGDQGPDMNIKRYSITGTPTLAGTFGIQGGYLDTTSGIKGQVGDKRFTRVTGIGKDAAGNLYVLNNPWGGGWDLGRNGATDLHAYDSAGNLEWQLQSLNFEAVAAPDPSTDGAYFFSGTHIYTGTAGGTFVANTVDPFTYPSDPRLNMNDTQRDEHFGQLVTVGGNRILVASGQNPGIFYFFHFNPASGYIAIPDASIPGPAFNTDRQVTGGFCIDSRGDVWAGLDRTNHIYHYPLSGFDGNGKPTWGPAVTISIPQSIRPLTRIVYLPESDTMILAQGIAGSWDWTAMQSRIEVYHRWSAGNTTRPDPVINLTSANPKSITAAGNYLFVGYVHTVPNIDAFNLTTGQLVTTLINSNPGAVDVGNDVDSMYGLRAYLRAAGEYVITKDNYNGSSIVVYRWTP, encoded by the coding sequence ATGGTCAAACACCGCATCCGTGCCACGCTCCTGTGCGCGGCGATCGTCATGTTTTCGCAGGCCTGTTACGCGCAATACACCACCGACTGGCTGGGCAATACGTTCGGCACACTCGCCGCGCATGTGGGCAACACCGCGCGTTCGATGTGGGTCGCGCCGGAAGGCGTGATCTACACGGCTTCGTTGTGGGACGAGAACGAGGGTGGCGTCGCGATCTATCAGAACGGCCAGAGTGTCGGCTCGATCGGCACGCACGCCGACTTTCAGGGCAGCGCCATTACCGGCAACGCCACGTCGATCTTCGCAGCATTGCAATACAACAGGTCGTTCGGCAGTGGCTCGGTGGGACGCTACAACCGCGCCACCCAGACGCGCGACCTGATCATCCCCGTCAGTGTGTGGACGGCGATACCGCATGCCGATGTCATCACCGGCCTCGCGACCGCGGGATCACTGCTGTATGCGAGCGACTTCTACGGCAATCGCGTGCGGGTCTTCACGACCGACGGCGTCTGGCAGCAGGACATCAAGGTATCGGGCCCGGGCGCGCTGGCGCTGGATAGCGTGGGCAATCTGTGGGTCGCGCAGCAGAGCGCGGGCACCGTCGTCGAATTCAGTCCGGGCGGCGCGCTGCTGACCACCATCCAGATGGCGGCGACGTCGCGGCCGTCCGCGCTGTATTTCGATGCCGCGTCCGCGCAACTCATGGTGGGCGACCAGGGGCCGGACATGAACATCAAACGTTACTCGATCACGGGAACGCCGACCCTCGCTGGGACCTTCGGCATTCAGGGCGGTTATCTCGACACCACCAGCGGCATCAAGGGGCAGGTGGGCGACAAGCGCTTCACACGCGTGACCGGCATCGGCAAGGACGCCGCCGGCAACCTGTACGTGCTCAACAATCCGTGGGGCGGCGGCTGGGACCTGGGACGCAACGGCGCGACCGACCTTCACGCGTACGACAGCGCGGGCAACCTCGAGTGGCAGCTGCAGTCGCTCAACTTCGAGGCGGTCGCGGCTCCTGACCCATCGACGGACGGCGCCTACTTTTTCAGCGGCACGCACATTTACACCGGCACGGCTGGCGGCACCTTCGTCGCGAACACGGTCGACCCGTTCACGTATCCGTCCGACCCGCGTCTGAACATGAACGACACGCAGCGCGACGAACACTTCGGCCAGCTCGTCACGGTCGGCGGCAACCGGATACTGGTGGCGTCCGGGCAGAACCCGGGCATCTTCTACTTTTTTCATTTCAACCCAGCGAGCGGCTACATCGCGATTCCGGACGCGTCGATTCCTGGGCCGGCGTTCAATACGGATCGCCAGGTCACGGGCGGGTTTTGCATCGACAGCAGGGGCGACGTGTGGGCCGGTCTGGACCGGACGAATCACATCTACCACTATCCGCTGAGCGGCTTCGACGGCAACGGCAAACCGACCTGGGGCCCGGCCGTCACGATCTCCATTCCGCAGAGCATCCGGCCGCTCACGCGCATCGTCTACCTGCCCGAGAGCGACACCATGATCCTCGCGCAAGGCATTGCCGGAAGCTGGGACTGGACGGCCATGCAGTCGCGCATCGAGGTCTATCACCGCTGGAGCGCGGGCAACACGACGCGGCCCGATCCGGTGATCAATCTCACGAGCGCCAATCCCAAGTCGATCACGGCGGCGGGCAACTATCTGTTCGTCGGCTACGTGCACACGGTGCCCAATATCGACGCCTTCAATCTCACCACCGGCCAGCTCGTCACCACGCTGATCAACTCGAATCCGGGAGCCGTGGATGTCGGCAACGACGTCGATTCGATGTACGGCCTGCGTGCGTATCTCAGAGCCGCGGGCGAGTACGTGATCACGAAGGACAACTACAACGGCTCGAGCATCGTCGTGTATCGCTGGACGCCCTGA
- a CDS encoding DUF2322 family protein: MIQPGSVFKDNLAQMPGIDGIARIDLVDGKGAVVASIENKPGKQGSLAVYNYLRQTFGALDAKAAEHGLVVFAEHTADARNRPGAHPNVDILLAIAAGGEALRIDVVAAG, from the coding sequence ATGATTCAACCGGGCAGCGTATTCAAGGACAACCTCGCGCAGATGCCGGGCATCGACGGTATCGCGCGTATCGATCTGGTGGACGGCAAGGGCGCCGTGGTGGCCAGCATCGAGAACAAGCCGGGCAAGCAGGGGTCGCTCGCGGTGTACAACTATCTGCGGCAGACGTTCGGCGCGCTCGACGCCAAGGCGGCCGAGCACGGCCTCGTCGTGTTCGCCGAGCACACGGCCGATGCACGCAACCGTCCGGGCGCGCACCCGAACGTCGACATCCTGCTCGCGATCGCGGCGGGTGGGGAAGCTTTGCGGATCGACGTCGTGGCTGCGGGCTGA
- a CDS encoding Flp family type IVb pilin, whose amino-acid sequence MKNTIQQFLREEDGVAAIEYGLLAGLIAVAIIVAVTALGARVSAIFGIITASLAGVVAPA is encoded by the coding sequence ATGAAGAACACGATCCAACAATTTCTGCGCGAAGAAGACGGCGTTGCAGCGATCGAATACGGCCTGCTGGCCGGCCTGATCGCGGTGGCGATCATTGTGGCGGTTACCGCGCTTGGCGCACGGGTGAGCGCCATTTTCGGCATCATCACGGCCTCGCTGGCGGGCGTGGTCGCTCCGGCCTGA
- a CDS encoding prepilin peptidase — MNGVPFPVGPCVMTLVLVAALWDMQTRRIPNWLVAAGLIVAIPVQWFTHGGVDGMTMWLGGMLAGGAIFLPGYAMRLLGAGDVKLMAAIGAFCGAYGALEIGLATCVIGGIGSLAIWLRRRQMRAGLSEVAALVINCATPGNGAPRKSGSVAESSATGTMPYGVAIAIGSACVLFASV, encoded by the coding sequence ATGAACGGGGTTCCTTTTCCGGTTGGACCATGCGTGATGACGCTCGTACTCGTCGCCGCTCTGTGGGACATGCAAACGCGCCGGATTCCTAACTGGCTGGTGGCGGCGGGATTGATCGTGGCGATACCGGTGCAGTGGTTCACGCACGGCGGTGTCGACGGAATGACGATGTGGCTGGGCGGCATGCTCGCGGGTGGCGCGATCTTCCTGCCGGGCTACGCAATGCGGCTGCTGGGCGCGGGCGACGTGAAGCTGATGGCGGCGATCGGCGCTTTCTGCGGCGCTTACGGCGCACTCGAAATTGGTCTGGCGACCTGTGTGATCGGTGGAATCGGGTCGCTCGCAATATGGCTTCGGCGCCGCCAGATGCGCGCCGGACTGAGCGAGGTGGCGGCCCTGGTGATCAACTGCGCGACGCCGGGCAACGGCGCGCCGCGAAAGTCGGGCAGTGTGGCTGAAAGCAGTGCGACGGGGACCATGCCATACGGCGTCGCGATAGCAATAGGCAGCGCATGCGTGTTGTTCGCCAGCGTGTGA
- the cpaB gene encoding Flp pilus assembly protein CpaB — translation MKNARAVTMLLIATLAGLTAVVFASRWMVSQSSNATTRVVVAAADINLGQRIGPDFLKLTDWPSNSVPPGSFTDIQKLDGRVLKESLLHGEPILEAKLTPVGTLGGLSAVIGEGKRAITVRVNDVIGVAGFALPGNYVDIIVNTQKDGRDPGAQRDQNISKIVLEKILVLAVAQEVGRDETKPKVVDAVTLEVSPEQAEKIDLARSIGTLSLVLRNQIDPKAIDTAGATKASLLQTPVAVVPAPEPKPARIVRKVAAHAPANCVRVLDGADARQECF, via the coding sequence ATGAAAAACGCGCGCGCTGTAACGATGCTGCTGATCGCGACGCTGGCGGGCCTCACCGCGGTGGTGTTCGCCTCGCGCTGGATGGTCTCGCAGTCGTCGAATGCCACGACCAGGGTCGTGGTGGCGGCAGCCGACATCAATCTCGGTCAGCGGATCGGCCCGGATTTCCTCAAACTCACCGACTGGCCGTCCAATAGCGTGCCGCCCGGTTCCTTCACGGACATTCAGAAACTCGACGGCCGCGTGCTGAAGGAAAGCCTGCTGCACGGCGAGCCGATTCTCGAGGCGAAACTCACGCCGGTCGGCACGCTCGGCGGCCTCTCGGCGGTGATCGGCGAAGGCAAGCGCGCCATCACCGTGCGCGTGAACGACGTGATCGGCGTGGCGGGCTTCGCGCTGCCGGGCAATTACGTCGACATCATCGTCAACACGCAGAAGGATGGCCGCGATCCAGGCGCCCAGCGCGATCAGAACATCTCGAAGATCGTGCTCGAAAAGATTCTCGTGCTTGCCGTCGCGCAGGAAGTCGGCCGCGACGAGACCAAGCCGAAGGTGGTCGACGCGGTGACACTCGAAGTGTCGCCGGAACAGGCCGAGAAGATCGACCTTGCACGCAGCATCGGCACGCTGTCGCTGGTGCTGCGCAACCAGATCGATCCGAAGGCGATCGACACCGCCGGCGCCACCAAGGCCAGCCTGCTGCAAACGCCGGTCGCCGTGGTGCCCGCACCCGAACCGAAGCCGGCGCGCATCGTGCGCAAAGTCGCGGCGCACGCACCGGCCAACTGTGTGCGGGTACTCGACGGCGCCGACGCAAGACAAGAATGCTTTTGA
- a CDS encoding type II and III secretion system protein family protein, whose amino-acid sequence MNARTTQRASAPRHPLGQREANSRSPWGRTRIAEACTCVLLGMYLTMLPVAQAAGQNAAAAGAPGLPEVPLTLASNGSVRLTIAASGMGPGASSGGAQQAARGPNCSGPVAEHSSVTIPVGKSAMVDVREPVKSRTVGNPSIVQAMLVSPQTLYLLGSDVGTTNMIVQGRSGSCTIIDVSVGADPGGLQQTLAALMPEETGIQVKAAADTLVLTGTVSDAVKAERVLELARAFVARPTTALQGAAPMGSGPLPVGAAPRAMGMPAPSLGSASGERVINMMHVAAPQQVMLEVKVAEVSKTLIDQLGVAANINGGIGSWSFGLLADYLSGGLSALTASKANNSPLKMAIDAQKTDQLVKILAEPNLMAISGQEASFLAGGKVYIPVPQSNGSGGTTIVLQEEQYGVGLTFTPTVLEGGRINLKVAPEVSELSSTGVVVSAGNSNTTSILPLITTRRASTTLQVFDGQSFAIGGLLKSNVTGTIKGLPGAAELPVLGALFRSTSYEQDKTELVFVVTPRLAKPLPQHYPLPTDHFGDASEANVYLTGHMEGEKRAAPATGASAPAPAPVPVPAPAPSAAASVAVIPAAPETSDSHASR is encoded by the coding sequence ATGAACGCCAGGACCACTCAGCGCGCTAGCGCGCCGCGGCACCCGCTCGGCCAGCGCGAAGCGAATTCGCGCTCGCCATGGGGCCGCACCCGGATCGCCGAAGCTTGCACCTGTGTGCTGCTGGGCATGTATCTGACGATGCTGCCAGTGGCGCAGGCGGCCGGCCAGAACGCCGCGGCGGCGGGTGCGCCAGGCCTGCCGGAGGTGCCGCTCACGTTGGCGTCGAATGGTTCGGTGCGCCTGACCATCGCGGCCAGCGGCATGGGCCCGGGCGCGTCGTCCGGCGGCGCGCAGCAAGCTGCCCGCGGGCCGAATTGCAGCGGCCCGGTCGCCGAACATAGCTCGGTGACGATCCCGGTCGGCAAATCCGCGATGGTCGATGTGCGCGAACCGGTGAAGAGCCGCACCGTCGGCAATCCGTCGATCGTGCAGGCCATGCTCGTGTCCCCGCAAACGCTTTATCTGCTCGGCTCAGACGTCGGCACCACCAACATGATCGTGCAAGGGCGCAGCGGCTCCTGCACGATCATCGACGTGAGCGTCGGCGCGGACCCGGGCGGGCTGCAACAAACCCTCGCCGCGCTGATGCCCGAGGAAACCGGCATTCAGGTGAAGGCCGCCGCCGATACGCTGGTGCTGACCGGCACGGTCTCCGACGCGGTCAAGGCCGAACGCGTGCTCGAACTGGCGCGCGCCTTCGTGGCCCGTCCGACCACCGCCTTGCAAGGCGCCGCGCCGATGGGCAGCGGCCCGTTGCCGGTCGGCGCCGCACCGCGCGCGATGGGCATGCCGGCGCCGTCGCTCGGTAGCGCGAGCGGCGAACGCGTCATCAACATGATGCATGTGGCCGCGCCGCAGCAGGTCATGCTCGAAGTGAAGGTCGCCGAAGTCTCGAAGACGCTGATCGACCAGCTCGGCGTAGCGGCCAACATCAACGGCGGCATCGGCAGCTGGAGCTTCGGCTTGCTGGCCGATTACCTGTCGGGCGGCCTCAGCGCGTTGACTGCATCCAAAGCGAACAACTCGCCGCTCAAGATGGCCATCGACGCGCAGAAAACCGATCAGCTCGTGAAGATTCTCGCCGAGCCGAACCTGATGGCGATCAGCGGCCAGGAAGCGAGTTTCCTCGCGGGCGGCAAAGTCTATATTCCGGTGCCGCAAAGCAACGGTTCGGGCGGCACGACCATCGTGCTGCAGGAAGAGCAATACGGTGTCGGCCTGACCTTCACGCCGACCGTGCTCGAAGGCGGCCGCATCAACCTGAAGGTGGCGCCGGAGGTGTCCGAACTGTCGTCCACCGGCGTGGTGGTCAGCGCCGGCAACTCGAACACGACCTCGATCCTGCCGCTGATCACGACGCGGCGCGCCTCCACCACGCTGCAGGTGTTCGACGGGCAGAGCTTCGCGATCGGCGGCCTGCTGAAGAGCAACGTGACCGGCACGATCAAGGGCTTGCCCGGCGCCGCGGAATTGCCCGTGCTCGGCGCGCTGTTTCGCAGCACCAGCTACGAACAGGACAAGACTGAACTGGTGTTCGTCGTGACGCCGCGTCTCGCCAAACCGCTGCCGCAGCACTATCCGCTGCCGACCGACCACTTCGGCGACGCCAGCGAAGCGAACGTGTACCTGACCGGCCACATGGAAGGCGAGAAGCGCGCCGCGCCGGCTACGGGGGCTTCGGCACCGGCACCGGCGCCCGTGCCGGTTCCCGCACCCGCTCCGAGCGCGGCTGCGTCCGTGGCCGTGATCCCGGCCGCGCCGGAAACCAGTGACTCACACGCCTCGCGGTAA
- a CDS encoding AAA family ATPase yields the protein MIDTLLISSSAERAPQIAARLEASGIAFRLRTLHGTAKQLRVHAAAIKSADLLIVDDADLTPRDLSGVEEVLSHAPNLHCMLVTPAPSTTLLMTAMRVGVRHVLSWPLDDSEIADALAHVSAKKHAGVRRDGRVVSFTSCKGGSGTTLIAVNLAYALAALRDKRALLIDLNQQFADASLLVADKAPPATLADLCSQIERLDAAFFESCVMHVHANLDVLAGAGDPVKSGELRAAHLERILTLVREQYDAVLIDVGQNINPLAIHALDHSDSICMVVRQNILYLHAGRRMLDIFKELGYPASKVKVIVNQYDKSARINLATLEETFGAKVAHHLPRDEKQATEALNHGVPLVTGAKGGALAQGIAQLATLLWPLPVATRKSVLGRLFPGRPNSPPQLKPGH from the coding sequence ATGATCGACACCCTTCTGATTTCGTCCAGCGCCGAGCGCGCGCCGCAGATCGCGGCGCGTCTCGAGGCAAGCGGCATCGCGTTTCGTCTGCGTACGCTGCACGGCACGGCGAAGCAGTTGCGCGTGCACGCCGCGGCGATCAAGAGCGCCGATCTGCTGATCGTCGACGACGCCGACCTGACGCCGCGCGATCTGAGCGGCGTCGAGGAGGTGCTGTCGCACGCGCCGAATTTGCACTGCATGCTGGTCACGCCGGCGCCGTCGACCACGCTGCTGATGACGGCGATGCGCGTCGGCGTGCGGCACGTGCTGTCCTGGCCGCTCGACGACAGCGAGATCGCCGACGCGCTCGCCCACGTCTCGGCAAAGAAGCACGCCGGCGTGCGACGCGACGGCCGCGTGGTGTCGTTCACTTCCTGCAAGGGCGGCAGCGGCACCACCCTGATCGCCGTGAATCTCGCTTACGCGCTGGCCGCCTTGCGCGACAAGCGCGCGCTGCTGATCGACCTGAACCAGCAATTCGCCGACGCGAGCCTGCTGGTCGCCGACAAGGCGCCGCCCGCCACGCTCGCGGACCTGTGCTCGCAGATCGAGCGGCTCGACGCCGCTTTCTTCGAATCTTGCGTGATGCACGTGCACGCGAATCTCGACGTGCTGGCCGGCGCGGGCGATCCGGTCAAATCAGGCGAATTGCGCGCCGCGCATCTCGAACGGATTCTCACGCTGGTGCGCGAACAATACGACGCGGTGCTGATCGACGTCGGCCAGAACATCAATCCGCTCGCGATCCACGCGCTCGATCACAGCGACTCGATCTGCATGGTGGTGCGGCAGAACATTCTGTACCTGCATGCGGGCCGCCGCATGCTCGACATCTTCAAGGAGCTGGGCTATCCGGCGAGCAAGGTGAAAGTGATCGTCAACCAGTACGACAAGAGCGCGCGCATCAACCTGGCGACGCTCGAAGAAACGTTCGGCGCGAAGGTCGCTCATCACTTGCCGCGCGACGAGAAGCAGGCCACCGAGGCGTTGAATCACGGCGTGCCGCTCGTCACCGGCGCGAAGGGCGGCGCGCTCGCCCAGGGCATCGCGCAGCTGGCCACGTTGCTGTGGCCGTTGCCGGTTGCGACGCGCAAGAGCGTGCTCGGGCGTCTCTTCCCCGGCCGGCCGAATTCGCCGCCGCAACTGAAGCCGGGACACTGA
- a CDS encoding CpaF family protein — MSLREQLMIQSGTLPFDSATPAAAAAGAAADSLAARRAYQQLKMNIHQAIIDRVELDKLQRLSPEQIKRELAQLVERIVDEDKIPMNELERRRLAQDVHDEMVGLGPLEPLLNDPTISDILVNTSQHVYVERRGRLEHTDVTFYDDAHLMKIIERIVSRVGRRIDESTPMVDARLPDGSRVNAIIPPSAIDGPLVSIRRFAVNPLTVTDMVNNQSFTPSMAQLLEALIKSKLNVLISGGTGSGKTTLLNLLSGFIPEDERVVTIEDAAELQMRQQHVLRLETRPPNIEGKGEISQRSLVRNALRMRPDRIVLGEVRGAEALDMLHAMNTGHEGSMATLHANTPRDALTRLENMVGMAGLTMPIKAIRQQIASAITVVVQASRLTDGRRKLMSIQEITGMEGDIINMQEIFMFKRTGVDENGMIKGYFCASGVRPKFCERLAGFGIVLPDQMFDPARRFEV, encoded by the coding sequence ATGTCATTGCGCGAACAGTTGATGATCCAGAGCGGCACCCTGCCGTTCGACAGCGCCACTCCCGCGGCGGCGGCGGCCGGCGCAGCCGCCGACAGCCTCGCGGCGCGGCGCGCGTATCAGCAGCTCAAGATGAACATTCATCAGGCGATCATCGACCGGGTCGAGCTCGACAAGCTGCAACGCCTGTCGCCCGAGCAGATCAAGCGCGAACTGGCGCAACTGGTGGAGCGGATCGTCGACGAAGACAAGATTCCGATGAACGAACTGGAGCGCCGCCGTCTCGCTCAGGACGTGCACGACGAAATGGTCGGCCTCGGCCCGCTCGAACCCTTGCTCAACGATCCGACCATCTCCGACATTCTGGTGAACACGTCGCAGCATGTGTATGTGGAACGGCGCGGACGCCTCGAACACACCGACGTGACCTTCTACGACGACGCGCATCTGATGAAGATCATCGAGCGCATCGTCTCGCGCGTGGGCCGCCGGATCGACGAATCCACGCCGATGGTCGATGCGCGCCTGCCCGACGGCTCGCGTGTCAACGCGATCATTCCGCCGTCCGCGATCGACGGACCGCTGGTGTCGATTCGCCGCTTCGCGGTGAATCCGCTCACCGTCACCGACATGGTGAACAACCAGAGCTTCACGCCCTCGATGGCGCAACTGCTCGAAGCGCTGATCAAGTCGAAGCTGAACGTGCTGATTTCGGGCGGCACGGGCAGCGGCAAGACCACGCTGCTCAATCTGCTCTCCGGCTTCATTCCCGAGGACGAGCGAGTCGTGACGATCGAAGACGCGGCCGAATTGCAGATGCGCCAGCAGCACGTGCTGCGGCTCGAAACACGGCCGCCGAACATCGAAGGCAAGGGCGAAATCTCGCAGCGCTCGCTGGTGCGCAACGCGCTGCGGATGCGCCCCGACCGCATCGTGCTCGGCGAAGTGCGCGGCGCCGAAGCGCTCGACATGCTGCACGCCATGAACACCGGCCACGAAGGTTCGATGGCGACGCTGCACGCGAACACGCCACGCGACGCACTCACGCGTCTCGAGAACATGGTCGGCATGGCGGGTCTGACAATGCCGATCAAGGCGATCCGTCAGCAGATCGCTTCGGCGATCACCGTGGTGGTGCAGGCGTCGCGTCTGACCGACGGGCGCCGCAAGCTGATGAGCATTCAGGAAATCACCGGCATGGAAGGCGACATCATCAACATGCAGGAGATCTTCATGTTCAAGCGCACCGGCGTCGACGAAAACGGCATGATCAAAGGCTATTTCTGCGCGAGCGGCGTGCGGCCGAAGTTCTGCGAGCGGCTGGCGGGCTTCGGCATCGTGCTGCCGGACCAGATGTTCGATCCGGCACGGCGTTTCGAAGTATGA
- a CDS encoding type II secretion system F family protein, giving the protein MNTSFIGFAVLAFLAVVLTIEAVYLFWSSHHGKDVKRMDERIRALSAGGNVSSQQLSILKQRMLSESPFVTNLLLRMPRVHALDRQLQQSGLKWSVARFITYTLLCAVAGVFAGSVLHAPALVLGVFAAVASLLPTMVLRRKRTRRVRQLERQLPDAADLVARALRAGHSFPAALGMVGEELPEPLGGEFALVFDEINYGVSMNDALLNMVSRVPVEDLRYFVIAVLIQREAGGNLAEILGSISGIIRERLKLLGKVRVLSAEGRLSAWVLAILPFALLGLLTLLNPGYISVFWKDPAGVQLAGVAITMMLFGILWMRKVVRIHI; this is encoded by the coding sequence ATGAACACGTCGTTTATCGGCTTCGCGGTGCTCGCGTTTCTCGCGGTGGTGCTGACCATCGAGGCGGTCTATCTGTTCTGGAGCAGCCACCACGGCAAGGACGTCAAACGCATGGACGAGCGCATTCGCGCGCTGTCCGCGGGCGGCAATGTGAGCAGCCAACAGCTCTCGATTCTCAAGCAGCGCATGCTGAGCGAGTCGCCGTTCGTCACGAACCTGCTGTTACGCATGCCGCGCGTGCATGCGCTCGACCGGCAGTTGCAGCAGTCCGGGCTCAAGTGGTCGGTGGCACGCTTCATCACTTACACGTTGCTGTGCGCGGTCGCCGGCGTTTTTGCCGGCTCAGTGCTGCACGCGCCCGCGCTGGTGTTGGGTGTGTTCGCCGCAGTGGCCAGCCTGCTGCCGACCATGGTTCTGCGCCGCAAGCGCACGAGGCGCGTGCGGCAACTCGAGCGCCAGTTGCCCGACGCAGCCGATCTGGTCGCCCGCGCACTGCGCGCCGGACACTCCTTTCCGGCAGCGCTCGGCATGGTCGGCGAGGAGCTGCCCGAACCGCTCGGCGGCGAATTCGCGCTGGTGTTCGACGAGATCAACTACGGCGTTTCCATGAACGACGCGCTGCTGAACATGGTGAGCCGCGTGCCGGTCGAGGACCTGCGCTACTTCGTGATCGCCGTGCTGATCCAGCGGGAGGCGGGCGGCAATCTGGCGGAGATTCTCGGTAGCATCAGCGGCATCATTCGCGAGCGGCTCAAGCTGCTCGGCAAGGTGCGCGTACTGTCCGCGGAAGGACGCTTGTCGGCGTGGGTGCTCGCCATATTGCCGTTCGCGCTGCTGGGACTGCTGACGTTGCTCAATCCGGGGTACATCAGCGTGTTCTGGAAGGACCCGGCCGGCGTGCAGCTCGCCGGCGTGGCGATCACGATGATGCTGTTCGGCATCTTATGGATGCGCAAAGTCGTGCGCATCCATATCTAG
- a CDS encoding type II secretion system F family protein — translation MKIEQIVLLGVMFLVVFGAALKAMTLLRPDPVQRRIEELGQPGAPGEADAGAQKSWVETVTKVSERVAKLSLPKEDWDKSALRLRFANAGIRTPSAPAIFFATKTVLALTLPALALIFFGNAFEADQRMYLLLTVLSASALGFYLPNLVMTRLVESRQRKLFEDLPDALDLMTVCVEAGLGLDAAMMRVTQEIGVKSHALKDEFDMVLLELRAGSGRDKALRNLSLRTGVEDLDTLAAMLIQADRFGTSVGDSLRVYTDNLRTKRRLRAEEQAAKIALKLLFPLMFFIFPALLTVLIGPSAIQIVRQLFPAIHSMTGG, via the coding sequence ATGAAAATAGAACAGATCGTGTTGCTGGGGGTGATGTTCCTGGTCGTGTTCGGCGCGGCGCTCAAGGCGATGACGCTGCTGCGTCCCGATCCCGTGCAGCGGCGCATCGAGGAACTCGGCCAGCCGGGCGCGCCTGGTGAAGCCGACGCCGGCGCGCAGAAGAGCTGGGTCGAGACCGTCACGAAGGTGTCCGAGCGGGTCGCCAAACTGTCGTTGCCGAAAGAGGACTGGGACAAGTCGGCGCTGCGTCTGCGCTTCGCGAACGCGGGCATCCGCACGCCGTCCGCGCCGGCCATCTTTTTCGCCACCAAGACGGTGCTGGCGCTCACGCTGCCGGCCCTTGCGCTGATCTTTTTCGGCAACGCCTTCGAAGCCGACCAACGCATGTATCTGCTGCTGACGGTGCTGAGCGCCTCGGCGCTCGGCTTCTATCTGCCGAACCTCGTGATGACGCGCCTCGTTGAAAGCCGTCAGCGCAAGCTGTTCGAAGATCTGCCCGACGCGCTCGATCTGATGACCGTGTGCGTGGAAGCGGGCCTCGGCCTCGACGCGGCGATGATGCGCGTGACCCAGGAAATCGGCGTGAAGAGCCACGCGCTCAAAGACGAATTCGACATGGTGCTGCTGGAACTGCGCGCCGGCTCAGGGCGCGACAAGGCCTTGCGCAACCTGTCGCTGCGCACCGGCGTGGAAGATCTCGACACGCTCGCCGCGATGCTGATCCAGGCGGACCGCTTCGGCACGAGCGTGGGCGATTCGCTCCGTGTTTATACCGACAACCTGCGCACCAAACGACGCTTGCGCGCTGAAGAACAGGCTGCCAAGATCGCCTTGAAGCTCCTGTTTCCGCTGATGTTTTTTATCTTTCCGGCGCTGCTGACAGTGCTGATCGGTCCGTCGGCGATCCAGATCGTGCGCCAGCTGTTTCCGGCCATCCACAGCATGACGGGCGGTTGA